In Nitrospira sp., one genomic interval encodes:
- a CDS encoding DUF2167 domain-containing protein, translated as MGWALRLMVGMVVLALGLYSVLVPARAQEAARPALDWQVGPTDVPLGDQAILKLPSGYRFLGPEATQQLLKRMGNFPSGQELALITSTKEGEGWFLVARYVDAGYVKDDEAAEWDADALMAAIKEGTEEDNKARHAQGVPPLIIRGWEEKPHYDRAAHKVVWAISAQEQETVGVNYNTLALGRHGYLSMNMVGPLEALPTLKPHVGQLLGNVEFVEGKRYRDFNSTTDKVAAVGLSALIAGAAIKSGLLAKLWAFVVPLLMVGKKFLMLLVIALGGLAAKYFKKKPQVESMRGDGGLPS; from the coding sequence ATGGGGTGGGCGTTGAGGCTCATGGTCGGTATGGTCGTCCTGGCCCTCGGCCTGTACAGCGTGCTAGTGCCGGCTAGGGCTCAGGAGGCTGCTCGTCCGGCTCTAGACTGGCAGGTGGGGCCGACGGACGTGCCGCTGGGTGACCAGGCCATCTTGAAGTTGCCTTCCGGCTATCGGTTTCTGGGGCCGGAGGCGACGCAACAGTTGCTCAAGCGAATGGGCAACTTTCCGTCCGGTCAGGAGTTGGCGCTGATCACCTCCACGAAGGAAGGCGAAGGCTGGTTCTTGGTCGCACGTTATGTCGATGCCGGCTACGTCAAGGACGACGAGGCCGCCGAATGGGACGCCGATGCCCTCATGGCTGCGATCAAGGAAGGCACGGAGGAAGACAATAAGGCCAGGCACGCACAGGGAGTACCGCCCTTGATCATCCGTGGGTGGGAGGAAAAGCCGCATTACGACAGGGCGGCGCACAAGGTGGTGTGGGCCATCTCAGCGCAGGAGCAGGAGACGGTGGGGGTCAACTACAACACTTTGGCTCTCGGACGGCATGGCTACCTCAGCATGAACATGGTGGGGCCCTTGGAAGCCCTGCCGACCTTGAAGCCGCATGTGGGACAGCTGCTCGGGAATGTGGAGTTCGTCGAGGGGAAACGGTACCGCGATTTCAACAGCACGACCGACAAGGTGGCGGCCGTCGGGTTGTCGGCGCTCATTGCAGGGGCGGCGATCAAGTCGGGGCTGTTGGCGAAGTTATGGGCGTTCGTGGTGCCCCTGCTGATGGTGGGCAAGAAATTCCTGATGCTGTTGGTGATCGCGCTGGGGGGCCTGGCGGCGAAGTACTTCAAGAAAAAGCCGCAGGTGGAGTCGATGCGGGGTGACGGAGGGCTTCCGTCGTGA
- a CDS encoding DUF2914 domain-containing protein has product MVSMQRVQAVLGKPYLPPLFFLSGVTYDTLTLSRIDRLQGNLLLLLYLLLLGFLIVLTGRLGTSRMAPEDLPPETPKAIRWALQAGPYAPMAIQFLFGSLFSAYTIFYWKSATWTGSAVFFVLLVGLLVGNEFLRDRLSNLQLLVGLYALVCFAFFTFFLPVMTGWMNQAMFLAGAVLSVLVTLRVVELIYRGNEDRTRREATLTTAPAMAVIALLVGFYILNWIPPVPLSLKFGGMYHEVKRAGDHFELSFERQWYEPWKHSASTIAADEPLYCFTAVFAPVALRTTVYHHWYFRPESGRPFVSADRIALKIVGGREGGYRAYTFKQGLDPGEWRIDVETEDGRVIGRVGVQVTADQESPRSVTTIVY; this is encoded by the coding sequence ATGGTGTCGATGCAACGGGTGCAGGCGGTCTTGGGCAAACCCTACTTGCCGCCGCTCTTTTTCCTCTCGGGGGTGACCTATGACACCCTCACCCTCAGCCGGATTGATCGCCTGCAAGGCAATCTGCTGCTCCTGCTCTATTTGCTGCTCCTGGGTTTTCTGATCGTCCTGACCGGCCGCCTGGGGACGAGCCGGATGGCGCCGGAGGACTTGCCGCCGGAAACCCCCAAGGCCATTCGGTGGGCCCTGCAGGCCGGACCCTATGCGCCGATGGCCATCCAGTTTCTATTCGGGAGCCTCTTCAGCGCCTATACGATCTTCTATTGGAAAAGTGCGACCTGGACCGGCTCGGCCGTGTTCTTCGTGCTGTTGGTGGGGCTGCTGGTCGGCAATGAGTTCTTGCGCGATCGTCTCTCCAATCTACAGCTCCTGGTGGGGCTCTATGCCTTGGTCTGTTTCGCCTTCTTCACCTTCTTTCTGCCGGTCATGACCGGTTGGATGAACCAGGCGATGTTTCTGGCGGGCGCGGTGCTGAGTGTGCTGGTGACTTTGCGGGTCGTGGAACTGATCTACCGCGGCAACGAGGACCGAACCCGGCGTGAAGCGACCTTGACGACGGCGCCGGCCATGGCGGTCATTGCCTTGCTGGTGGGGTTCTACATTCTCAACTGGATCCCGCCGGTACCGCTGTCGCTGAAGTTCGGCGGGATGTACCACGAAGTCAAACGAGCCGGGGACCACTTCGAACTGTCGTTCGAGCGACAATGGTACGAACCTTGGAAACACTCCGCCTCGACCATCGCGGCGGACGAACCGTTGTATTGTTTCACCGCCGTCTTTGCCCCGGTCGCGCTCCGAACGACGGTCTACCACCATTGGTACTTCCGGCCGGAGTCCGGCCGGCCCTTCGTGTCCGCCGATCGCATCGCCTTGAAGATTGTCGGGGGGCGAGAGGGAGGGTATCGAGCCTACACCTTCAAACAGGGGCTCGATCCGGGAGAGTGGCGGATCGATGTAGAAACCGAAGACGGCCGCGTCATCGGCCGCGTGGGCGTACAGGTGACTGCCGATCAAGAAAGTCCGCGGTCGGTCACGACCATCGTCTATTGA
- a CDS encoding IS5 family transposase, with product MQQQTFAEVSFEQYRKPTRREQFLNEMNQVVPWAELVAAIEPVYPKAEGPGRPPVGVERMLRLHCLQQWFNLSDPAVEEALYDSHAMRQFVGIDLGREPVPDETTICKFRHLLEAHHLGAQLFARIGAYLAAHGLKVSRGTIVDATIINAPSSTKNRQKERDPEMHQTKKGNQWYFGMKAHIGVDSRTKLVHSVAATAANVHDSQVLPELLHGQETRVWGDAAYSGQRDMIQHHAPHAKSFVQTKAHRHRPLSETERARNRTKSKVRAKVEHVFLVIKRIFGWAKVRYRGLAKNAHWLSISCGLANLYVARRHLLAAA from the coding sequence ATGCAGCAACAGACGTTTGCCGAAGTCTCGTTTGAACAGTATCGCAAGCCCACCCGCCGGGAGCAGTTTCTCAACGAGATGAACCAGGTTGTTCCATGGGCGGAATTGGTAGCGGCGATCGAGCCGGTCTACCCCAAGGCCGAGGGCCCAGGGCGTCCGCCCGTGGGTGTCGAACGCATGTTGCGCCTCCATTGTCTGCAACAGTGGTTTAACCTGTCGGACCCGGCGGTGGAGGAAGCGCTGTACGACTCACACGCCATGCGGCAGTTCGTGGGGATTGATCTGGGCCGCGAGCCCGTACCGGATGAAACCACCATCTGTAAGTTTCGGCATCTGCTGGAAGCCCACCACTTGGGCGCACAGCTCTTTGCGCGGATCGGCGCGTATCTGGCTGCCCACGGGCTGAAGGTCAGCCGGGGCACGATCGTGGATGCCACGATCATCAATGCGCCCAGTTCGACGAAGAATCGCCAGAAAGAGCGAGATCCGGAGATGCATCAGACCAAGAAGGGGAACCAGTGGTATTTCGGCATGAAGGCGCATATTGGAGTGGACAGCCGGACGAAGCTGGTTCACTCAGTGGCGGCCACGGCGGCGAATGTCCATGACAGCCAGGTGTTGCCGGAGTTGCTGCATGGACAGGAGACACGAGTATGGGGCGATGCCGCCTATAGCGGGCAACGCGACATGATTCAGCACCATGCTCCCCATGCCAAGAGCTTCGTCCAGACGAAAGCCCATCGCCATCGGCCCTTGAGCGAGACGGAGCGGGCCCGCAATCGGACGAAGTCGAAGGTTCGTGCCAAAGTCGAGCATGTGTTCTTGGTGATCAAGCGGATCTTCGGGTGGGCCAAAGTGCGGTACCGGGGGCTCGCGAAGAATGCGCACTGGTTGTCTATCAGTTGCGGCTTGGCGAATCTGTATGTAGCACGCCGGCACTTGCTGGCGGCAGCCTAG
- a CDS encoding addiction module protein, with the protein MVERLIAEMNSERLTSVDEAWGAEAERRLSAWKRKLTKPVSAVKALRDIRKDLRR; encoded by the coding sequence TTGGTCGAGCGACTTATCGCTGAGATGAACAGCGAACGTTTGACTTCGGTGGATGAAGCGTGGGGCGCCGAGGCAGAACGACGACTTTCTGCCTGGAAGCGGAAGCTCACGAAGCCGGTTTCAGCCGTCAAGGCATTACGCGACATCCGGAAGGATCTCCGTCGTTGA
- a CDS encoding IS630 family transposase, with amino-acid sequence MWDSAPRLTISLEQAGTLRRWVRAHHTPQHVVMRCRIILMAAEGLSNNQIAKHLGVSRPTVILWRERFAQAGPPGLTEVRKGRGRRPSISPKKVQQIVEATLHTKPKGATHWSCRTMAQQHGVSAATVQRIWEAHGLQPHRVRRFKLSRDPQFLQKLTDVVGLYMNPPDKALVVCVDEKSQIQALDRSQPGLPMKPGRCGTMTHDYKRHGTTPLFAALNVLEGTVVADCMPRHRHQEFVRFLRKLDREFPPSQDLHLILDNYGTHKHPTVQQWLANRRRFHLHFIPTSSSWLNLIERWFANLTDKQIRRGTFHRVPALIQAIKEFVAVHNKTPRPFVWTASVESIMDKINRCKSIYETQH; translated from the coding sequence ATGTGGGACTCCGCTCCAAGATTGACCATAAGCCTGGAGCAAGCCGGCACGTTGCGGAGGTGGGTTCGAGCCCACCACACTCCGCAGCACGTCGTGATGCGGTGTCGCATCATTCTGATGGCGGCCGAAGGCCTGTCCAACAACCAGATCGCCAAGCACTTGGGAGTGAGTCGGCCCACCGTCATTCTGTGGCGTGAACGCTTCGCACAAGCCGGCCCACCAGGATTGACGGAAGTGCGCAAGGGCCGCGGACGCCGGCCCTCGATTTCGCCGAAGAAGGTGCAGCAGATTGTCGAAGCGACGCTGCACACCAAACCGAAAGGGGCGACTCATTGGAGTTGCCGCACCATGGCCCAGCAGCACGGCGTCAGCGCCGCCACGGTCCAGCGCATCTGGGAGGCACACGGACTGCAACCTCATCGAGTCCGGCGCTTTAAGCTGTCGCGTGATCCGCAGTTTCTCCAAAAGCTGACGGACGTGGTGGGCTTGTATATGAATCCGCCGGATAAGGCCTTGGTCGTCTGCGTGGATGAGAAGAGTCAAATCCAGGCACTGGACCGAAGCCAGCCGGGCTTGCCCATGAAGCCAGGGCGGTGCGGCACGATGACGCATGACTACAAGCGGCATGGAACAACCCCGTTGTTTGCCGCGCTGAATGTCCTGGAAGGCACGGTCGTGGCCGATTGTATGCCACGTCATCGCCACCAAGAGTTCGTGAGATTTCTCCGGAAGCTGGATCGAGAATTCCCCCCGTCCCAGGACCTGCACCTCATCCTGGACAACTATGGCACCCATAAACATCCCACCGTCCAGCAATGGTTGGCCAACCGGCGGCGCTTCCACCTGCACTTCATTCCGACCAGTTCATCGTGGTTGAACCTGATCGAACGGTGGTTCGCCAACCTCACCGACAAGCAGATCCGTCGGGGCACCTTTCACCGCGTCCCCGCACTGATTCAGGCCATCAAAGAATTCGTGGCGGTCCATAACAAAACCCCACGGCCCTTTGTCTGGACAGCCTCGGTAGAATCCATCATGGATAAAATCAATCGTTGTAAGTCCATTTATGAGACACAACACTAG
- a CDS encoding polyprenyl synthetase family protein, with protein sequence MDIREYLERKREEVDRYLQSVIPSAETMPTTLHESMRYSLFAGGKRVRPILAIAAAEAVGTAGQAVLPVASSLELIHTYSLIHDDLPAMDNDDFRRGKPTNHKVYGEAMAILAGDALLTMAFELCARAHGESGLDAARQVRLIQELAVGSGNVGMVGGQVLDIQAENKDIDLATLQTIHKHKTGMLIRAAVRMGAITAGATSSQLDDLTVYAENIGLAFQIADDVLNVTGTREELGKNPNTDAQRGKKTYPTFYGVDGAKQLAEDCVTRANDRLASFGAKADPLRELARYITWRKN encoded by the coding sequence ATGGACATCCGCGAATACCTCGAACGCAAGCGCGAGGAGGTCGACCGCTATCTGCAATCGGTGATTCCGAGCGCGGAGACGATGCCGACCACCCTGCACGAGAGCATGCGCTATAGCCTCTTCGCAGGCGGGAAGCGGGTACGGCCCATTCTGGCCATCGCCGCCGCTGAAGCGGTCGGCACGGCAGGCCAAGCCGTCTTGCCGGTGGCGTCTTCTCTGGAATTGATCCATACCTATTCACTGATTCACGACGACCTCCCGGCGATGGACAACGACGACTTTCGCCGCGGGAAGCCGACCAACCACAAGGTGTACGGCGAGGCCATGGCCATTTTGGCGGGAGATGCGCTCCTGACCATGGCGTTCGAGCTGTGCGCGCGAGCCCACGGGGAATCTGGCCTCGACGCGGCCCGGCAAGTCCGGCTGATCCAGGAACTGGCGGTCGGGTCCGGCAACGTCGGCATGGTCGGCGGACAGGTCCTCGACATCCAGGCGGAGAACAAGGACATCGACCTCGCCACGCTGCAAACGATCCACAAACACAAGACCGGCATGCTGATTCGCGCCGCCGTCCGCATGGGTGCCATCACTGCCGGCGCAACGTCGAGTCAGCTCGACGACCTCACGGTCTACGCCGAAAACATCGGCTTGGCCTTCCAGATCGCCGACGACGTGTTGAACGTAACCGGCACCCGCGAGGAATTGGGCAAGAACCCGAATACCGACGCGCAGCGGGGCAAGAAAACCTACCCGACCTTCTACGGCGTCGACGGCGCCAAACAATTGGCCGAAGACTGTGTCACTCGGGCCAACGATCGCCTGGCCTCGTTCGGAGCCAAGGCCGACCCGCTCCGCGAACTGGCGCGCTACATCACCTGGCGGAAAAACTAA
- a CDS encoding NAD-dependent epimerase/dehydratase family protein: MKALVTGATGFVGGAVARALVKAGVEVRVLTRKGADLRNLAGLTVEQVHGDLRDRASLRTALAGCRHLYHVAAHYALWAKDPSIFYDINVTGTKTLLETAREVGIERTVYCSTIGAIGLPPEGGPGTEETPVSLEQMAGHYKRSKYLAEQEVLKLAREGLPVVIVNPSAPVGEADVKPTPTGQIIVDFMLGRMPAYIETGMNLIDVDDVAQGHLLAMERGRQGERYILGNRNLLLNEVFHILSRLTGVKAPTIKLPRAAILPLAYANQWFANVTGVPPRIPLEGVKMAKYKMHYDCSKAIRELGLPQTPVDVALEKAVQWFRRHGYV; encoded by the coding sequence GTGAAAGCCCTCGTCACCGGCGCAACCGGATTCGTCGGCGGAGCCGTGGCCCGCGCCTTGGTCAAGGCCGGAGTCGAGGTGCGCGTCCTCACCCGCAAGGGGGCCGACCTCCGCAACCTGGCCGGTCTGACGGTCGAGCAGGTCCATGGCGACTTGCGTGATCGCGCATCGCTCCGTACGGCCTTGGCCGGCTGCCGACATCTGTACCACGTGGCGGCGCATTACGCCCTCTGGGCGAAGGACCCGTCCATCTTCTACGATATCAACGTGACCGGCACGAAGACCCTGCTGGAAACGGCCCGCGAGGTCGGCATCGAGCGCACGGTCTACTGCAGCACCATCGGGGCCATCGGCTTGCCGCCGGAGGGAGGGCCGGGTACGGAGGAGACGCCGGTCTCGTTGGAGCAAATGGCCGGCCATTACAAACGGTCGAAGTATCTGGCCGAGCAGGAAGTGCTCAAACTCGCGCGGGAAGGCTTGCCGGTCGTCATCGTCAATCCCAGCGCACCGGTCGGCGAGGCCGACGTGAAACCGACTCCCACCGGCCAGATCATCGTGGATTTCATGCTGGGCCGGATGCCCGCCTACATCGAAACCGGCATGAATCTCATCGACGTGGACGACGTGGCCCAGGGGCATCTGCTCGCGATGGAGCGGGGCCGCCAGGGGGAGCGGTACATCCTGGGAAACCGGAATCTGTTGCTGAACGAAGTGTTCCACATCCTCAGCCGCCTCACGGGGGTGAAGGCGCCCACTATCAAGCTGCCGCGCGCGGCCATCTTGCCCTTGGCCTATGCCAACCAGTGGTTCGCCAATGTCACCGGCGTCCCGCCGCGCATCCCGCTCGAAGGCGTGAAGATGGCCAAGTACAAGATGCATTACGACTGCAGCAAGGCGATCCGAGAACTGGGCCTGCCACAGACACCGGTGGACGTGGCGCTGGAAAAGGCCGTGCAGTGGTTTCGGCGTCACGGCTACGTCTAA
- a CDS encoding carotenoid biosynthesis protein has product MEFALLFFKTIAFRPYVFAFLAAFLVAAVALIGWPRTWRFWLISWATAFVCEYSSTRTGIPFGWYHYNGSTVGQELYFSNIPFMDSISFSFLLYASYCLALLLLLPIRSDSRGARWRLPDMQFDLSLRTSWSVFALAVLLFAFIDMVIDPVALRGDRWFLGKIYYYPDPGVHYGVPMANYVGWAVVGAMSLWAYFPLDRRLDASLPPHTPSTTHRLLLGVGLYYGVLAFNLAVTFWIGEALQGTTGLLMYVPVTALLLLRLFMPATHSV; this is encoded by the coding sequence ATGGAATTCGCCCTCCTCTTCTTTAAGACCATCGCCTTCCGCCCCTACGTGTTCGCCTTCCTGGCCGCATTTCTGGTTGCCGCCGTCGCGCTGATCGGCTGGCCCCGCACCTGGCGCTTCTGGCTCATCAGCTGGGCCACGGCCTTCGTCTGCGAATATTCGTCCACCCGCACGGGTATCCCCTTCGGTTGGTACCATTACAACGGTTCCACCGTCGGGCAGGAGCTGTACTTCTCGAATATCCCCTTCATGGACTCGATCTCGTTTTCCTTCCTCCTCTACGCCAGCTATTGCCTGGCGCTTCTGCTGCTCTTGCCGATCCGGTCGGATAGTCGGGGTGCGCGATGGCGACTTCCCGACATGCAGTTCGACCTTTCCCTGCGCACATCCTGGTCGGTTTTTGCGCTGGCCGTGCTCCTGTTCGCCTTCATCGATATGGTGATCGATCCGGTCGCGCTAAGGGGGGACCGCTGGTTCCTGGGCAAGATCTATTATTATCCCGACCCGGGCGTGCATTACGGCGTCCCCATGGCCAACTATGTCGGCTGGGCCGTCGTCGGTGCGATGTCCCTCTGGGCCTATTTCCCGCTCGACCGCCGACTCGACGCATCGCTTCCCCCCCATACTCCTTCGACGACCCACCGCCTGCTCCTGGGTGTCGGACTCTACTACGGCGTGCTGGCCTTCAATTTGGCCGTCACCTTCTGGATCGGTGAAGCGTTGCAGGGCACCACCGGGCTCCTGATGTACGTGCCCGTCACTGCGCTCCTGCTCCTGCGCCTGTTCATGCCTGCGACACACTCTGTCTAA